The genomic DNA ACGAGCGTTTTTTCCAGATGACGCAGAGCAGATTCGCAGAGCTCTTGGCAGATTTCACCGACGCCGAAGAGCTCGATGCGCGGCTACTGGAGGCCGAAAAGCGTAACATCGGCCACTATGGCTTCGGGATCAAAGGCTTCATGCTTTCGATGATCGAAACTGCGCTGGAGGTAACCGAGCACCGTGTTCCCGGCGAGGTCATCAGCCAGATTCTCGCTGCCGGGCAGGACATGCTCTCGCATCCAATTGAGCTGCTCCCGCACGCGCGCGCGGCGGTGGAGGAGCTTTCGGGCCGTCACCACATCGCTCTCATTACAAAGGGAGATCTTCTCGATCAGGAGCGCAAGCTGGCCCAGTCCGGGCTGGGTGACCTGTTCGATGCGGTCGAGATCGTCAGCCACAAGACGCCGCACACCTATGCCCGAATCTTCGGTGGGCACGCGCCGGGCGAGGCGATGATGGTAGGCAACTCGATGAAATCCGATGTTCTGCCCGCTCTCGAAGTCGGAGCTTGGGGAATCTTTGTGCCGCAAGAGCTTGGCTGGGCGCTTGAGCATGCCGAACCGCCACAAGCGCAAAGCCGCTTCCGCGAAATTGCAGATTTGGGCAAACTTCCGGCGCTCGTCGATGAGATCGGACAAAGCATCTAGCGGAAGGCCCCCTGGTCGCCCGCTAGATGTTGCGCA from Oceanicola sp. D3 includes the following:
- a CDS encoding HAD family hydrolase produces the protein MPAKTSQKLRTIGFDADDTLWHNERFFQMTQSRFAELLADFTDAEELDARLLEAEKRNIGHYGFGIKGFMLSMIETALEVTEHRVPGEVISQILAAGQDMLSHPIELLPHARAAVEELSGRHHIALITKGDLLDQERKLAQSGLGDLFDAVEIVSHKTPHTYARIFGGHAPGEAMMVGNSMKSDVLPALEVGAWGIFVPQELGWALEHAEPPQAQSRFREIADLGKLPALVDEIGQSI